The genomic region AACAGGAGACTTCTTTAATCTTCctaaatacaaaaattaatctctcaatcattatatttaaatctaagtaCAAATTCAACTATCAACcactatatttaaatctaaattcaaattcaacttccaaTCATTATATCACTAGATGCGAGTAACTCAAAGTTAAAAGTAAtccgaaatactttttggagtaGCACAGTGCTCGGAAGTCTATTCATAGGCTTGCGATAAGTAAGATGTCAGCAATCTATTACAAAGCTCATCGCTGTGTAATCGagcgattaaaaataaaaatgcctGACAAAAACATTTATTCTTTTATCTAGACCAGGGGTCGGTAAACTACGGTCCGCCTCCTGTTTTTAATCCAACCCGCGGTGTTAATATTGTTctttacattaaaaaaaaacaataaaaatagatcaTATTAcgtaaaatgaaaaagaaaattgtgtaaaaataTCACTTCctgataaaaaaatttgagtaGATAATTATCCATGTAAATATCTTGGagtttaaaaattttacgaCCTGTTGTGCGACCAATCGGATCGATGCAAAATTTCATGTATTCGATCCTCcgcgtttttttaaaaatacatcgTCATGGGATATTATGCGAACGAAGCGTTACATGAACCGTCAACGTGTCGATGCGGCGACAGCATCCGAGGAAGGGTGTCGTGTTCATGTCACGTGTAGGAGGGATGTTGAACTGTAGCCTGCTGCAACAGcagaagcagcagcagcagtaacAGTAGAGTAGAGGAGCAAACCAGCATGCGAGGTCAGAAAAACGCTGCAGTCCCCGTGCGACCCGCATGCATCTCTCATCAATCCGACGTAAATTGATTCTTCTGCTTGGATATCGGCAAACCACGCGTTCACGTTGCCCATCCACGATCTACAGTTGCCGATCGTCTGATTCATTCTTGCTTTCCCAACCGGTTTATCTCGCAGACAAAGATAAAACCGCCGCCGTCAATAATTATATCGCGGGTGTACTTCAAACCGCAGTGTCTACTAAGcggtttcaaattttcaatcgaaATTTCTTTCCTCGTTGATAATCGTACAGTTCACGAGGGtcgtttaaacttttttatctcAGTGCACAGTTCTTCGAATTGCCACTACAATTTTTCCTCGGCAGTGCTAGTCGCTCTGTCCTCTCTTTTTAAATAAACAGATGATCTTAGGCGGTAGTGGAGGAAGAGTTTTAGTTAGAAAAGTGTCGATTTCATAGACGAAGACTGTTAACAATCCGCAGTGCCTATTAAGCTGTTCTAAGTTGTGTTAACGAATGAATCGAgtctataaaaattcattttctcgttgAACAAGTTGAAGAGTGCAATTCGAACCTGATTTTCTGGTGTTCTCGATTGCTGCAGCTATTTCTATTCCGTTTGTTTCGTGCGAATAGAGAAAAGTGTCGATTTCACGGACTGTTAACAATAATCGTGGGTGTACCTCAAACCACAGTGTCTATTAAACGGTTTTAACTTGTGCTAACGCAAAATGAACGAATCGAAtctatagaaattcattttctcgctGAACAAGTTGAAGAGTGCAATTCGGACTTGATTTTCCGTTGCAAAAGTGTAAACGTTATGTCGATGCTAACTGTTACGCTGGTGATCGCGCTGGTTTTCGGCAGCTACGCTGAAGAAGAGGACTTTCGAGGGGGTTCACAGGCTCCGCGTTATTTCGGTTCACCAAACGAGCCCCAAGGAGATCAAGGATACGCGGAGCAATGTCGCGCCACGAATCTGTGGAAGGGACAGTTGGGATACGTGAATGTCTTCGCGTTCTTAGACCCTTCCTGGCATTATAGCTACAGACAAACAGTCATGTGAGTCTCCGAAATAACCACTACCTTCTTTTTCCATTCATTCcaaaattattgtatataccCGGGTTTGGTGGTGAAATTTTGTAATGTATTTTTAAGATTCGAAATGATATATGTTTTAAAGTAATTCTATGAAAGGTTGGAGTTACTGAAGAAACGATTAGATCGATCCGGCTTTTCGAACATTTTATTCTTCGTGGTGACGCCGTCGTCGAACTTACCGGAGAACAGCGTGGAGAACAATATAGAGATAAGAACGTGgaaagagatatcgaaaaactcagtcggacaaaaatatatttggggTATCGATGAAACGCAGCTTAACAATCAAACAGAAAACAAAGAAAGAGGCATTATTTTTCTCCGAGACGCGCCCGAGTTGGGTATCTGGGAGCATTTTCGTGCCTCGAGAGACGAGGTGGTTGTTCTCGATCGGTGAGTctcactccagtttgtcgcaGTAGACTTCCAAATCATCATGTTACAAGATTCACCCTATATATTCGCTTCTGTTGTTGCAGATGCGGTAAACTAACGTATCAAGTAATAATACCATGGAGTATACTATATTTCCCATATGTCAAAGCAGCTATTCTTTCAACGTACAAAGAGTATCCTTGTGGCCCATGTGACGTAAGCACAACTGAAAATCTAACACAGATAATTCACTAAAAATTACAGAAAATTCACCTATTTCTATAATAAACAGGAACAACCGTCGCCGGTGTACAATACAATGGAATACGAAGAATATCTCTTCGAGAACGCAAATTCGAATACGAAAGGAGCAGAGAAGAATCCAGAACGAGCTCCTGATAATTTAAAATCAGAAAACGTGACGGCATCTTCGGAAGAAACGCAGGAAAACGAGGAAAACACGAGTTTAAACGCGAATGAAACTTCTGTTGTCACAGATGCACCATTCACGAAAATAGATCTAAGTATACAGGAGAATAACAATACGGAAGACAATGGTTCTTTCACCGCTGATCAAGTAGAACCAACCACGGAAGTCTCGTTGGAACAGGAGCAAACTGAAGTTTTGTCTACAGTGTCAGACTTCAAGACAACCGAGGATTACAAAGGAGCACTATACAGTGACTTTTTGAAAGAAGAAACGGGCACAAGTAGCGACAACTTGTTATTTACCATTATCAATACGAGAAAAAATCCTGAGGAACTTAAGAGTGAAGAGACCACGAAATCTGAACTGAAAAAAGACGAGGATCTACCTCTGCGCATCGTATTATACGCGCCGCACACGCATCAGGAGAATCAAACGTCGAAAGAGTACACGCATTTAGTATTAAAATCAGGAAGTCCCGAGTACCACGACCACTTCCACAGCATGAACGGAATTTACAAGCAAGAGGTAAAACATTTCTTTCAGTAATACAGAACTTTCTCGACGGCAGATTTAACTGTTTTTGTATGCATTAAAATCGAAAGCCAGTGGAGAAAACAAATCCAACAACGGTAGGCGATAAGAACgtagaaaaattcgcgaaaagtaCAAACGAGAGTCCAGGAGTGTACGGGGAGATAGCGTATTACTGGAGAACGACGGAAGACGAGGAGTTGAATAATCAAGATGACAATGTGGAGCTCTTAAAACTCGACGATGATGCGGTAATCATTTCTGAAATGTTGTTTTTCAATACCTTTGTGTTTCTACGAGTATCTTTTTAGATGGAAGGCGCCGAGACTAAAATCAACAATGACAGCGACACACTGGTTCAATCCAGTGACGACGAAGCCACAGATGCGGATACGAAGATGAAAGTTGACGAAGACTCGGAAGAATTAGTGCAACGTAGACTAATCGAACATTATAACAAATTGATACCGTGGATTCATTACATCCTTTAACGAATAAATCGTATTTATTTAGTAAATGTATATTACAGAGAAAGTGGTGTATACACTGTACATGTTTGCATGGACGATTACACTGAggatgtttatgcgatttgTAATTTCTGCATG from Lasioglossum baleicum chromosome 2, iyLasBale1, whole genome shotgun sequence harbors:
- the LOC143219945 gene encoding uncharacterized protein LOC143219945: MSMLTVTLVIALVFGSYAEEEDFRGGSQAPRYFGSPNEPQGDQGYAEQCRATNLWKGQLGYVNVFAFLDPSWHYSYRQTVMLELLKKRLDRSGFSNILFFVVTPSSNLPENSVENNIEIRTWKEISKNSVGQKYIWGIDETQLNNQTENKERGIIFLRDAPELGIWEHFRASRDEVVVLDRCGKLTYQVIIPWSILYFPYVKAAILSTYKEYPCGPCDEQPSPVYNTMEYEEYLFENANSNTKGAEKNPERAPDNLKSENVTASSEETQENEENTSLNANETSVVTDAPFTKIDLSIQENNNTEDNGSFTADQVEPTTEVSLEQEQTEVLSTVSDFKTTEDYKGALYSDFLKEETGTSSDNLLFTIINTRKNPEELKSEETTKSELKKDEDLPLRIVLYAPHTHQENQTSKEYTHLVLKSGSPEYHDHFHSMNGIYKQEPVEKTNPTTVGDKNVEKFAKSTNESPGVYGEIAYYWRTTEDEELNNQDDNVELLKLDDDAMEGAETKINNDSDTLVQSSDDEATDADTKMKVDEDSEELVQRRLIEHYNKLIPWIHYIL